In Oryzihumus leptocrescens, the following are encoded in one genomic region:
- the prcA gene encoding proteasome subunit alpha: MTMPFYVSPEQLMKDRADYARKGIARGRSVVVLGYDGGIAFVAENPSRALHKVSEIYDRIAFAAVGKYNEFENLRVAGVRYADLRGYSYDRGDVTARGLANAYAQTLGTVFTQESKPYEVEIVVAEVGTDADSDQIYRLTYDGSVADEHGFVAMGGTAEPIVAGLQERWQPGMTLSAALRLAVELLAQDPSGGAPRTLGANQLEVAVIDRNRPRRTFRRVTGPLLEALLSSEDPTTGVPAEDGPQG; encoded by the coding sequence ATGACCATGCCGTTCTACGTCTCGCCCGAGCAGCTGATGAAGGACCGGGCCGACTACGCGCGCAAGGGCATCGCGCGCGGCCGGTCGGTCGTGGTCCTCGGCTACGACGGTGGCATCGCGTTCGTCGCCGAGAACCCCTCGCGGGCGCTGCACAAGGTCTCCGAGATCTACGACCGGATCGCCTTCGCGGCGGTCGGCAAGTACAACGAGTTCGAGAACCTGCGGGTGGCGGGCGTGCGCTACGCCGACCTGCGCGGCTACTCCTACGACCGGGGCGACGTGACCGCCCGCGGCCTGGCCAACGCCTACGCCCAGACGCTGGGCACCGTGTTCACCCAGGAGTCCAAGCCCTACGAGGTCGAGATCGTCGTGGCCGAGGTCGGCACCGACGCAGACAGCGACCAGATCTACCGCCTGACCTACGACGGCTCCGTGGCCGACGAGCACGGCTTCGTGGCCATGGGCGGCACGGCCGAGCCGATCGTGGCCGGCCTGCAGGAGCGCTGGCAGCCGGGCATGACCCTGTCGGCGGCGCTGCGCCTGGCCGTCGAGCTCCTCGCCCAGGACCCCTCCGGTGGCGCGCCGCGCACGCTCGGGGCCAACCAGCTCGAGGTCGCCGTCATCGACCGCAACCGGCCCCGGCGCACGTTCCGACGGGTCACCGGCCCGCTGCTGGAGGCGCTGCTGTCCAGCGAGGACCCGACCACCGGGGTGCCGGCCGAGGACGGGCCCCAGGGATGA
- a CDS encoding glycoside hydrolase family 3 C-terminal domain-containing protein, which translates to MDAVETILGRLTLEQKASLTSGGDFWHTQAVPEAGVPSVMVTDGPHGLRKQSDAGDAMGLGGSDPATCFPPAVTLGSTWDVGLARRVGEAIGAEALAAHVAVVLGPGVNIKRSPLCGRNFEYFSEDPLLSGRLGAAWVAGVQSRGVGTSLKHYAANNQETDRLRVSADVDERTLREVYLPAFEHIVRQEQPTTVMCAYNKLNGTHASEHHWLLTQVLRQEWGFAGMVVSDWGAVSNRVAALAAGLDLEMPPSGTDQQVVDAVHSGDLREEVLDEAVRRVLTLVAREQSLPEERPAVDPDAHHALAREVAAAGAVLLRNEAGLLPLDPDGTEALAVIGELARTPRYQGAGSSQVVPTRLDAALDAVRALAGDERVHFAPGYTLDGPADATLVDEAVETAREASTVVLFLGLPSSAESEGFDRQDIALPAGQLALLRAVRAVNERVVVVLANGGLVSVSGWEDQAEAVLEGWLGGQAGGSATADLLFGRANPSGRLTETIPLRLEDTPSWLFFPGGEQHVRYGEGIYVGYRYHHTLGDPVAHPFGFGLSYTTFDLADLVVHRTGPNAAEVSVTVTNTGPVAGSEVVQVYVHDRAASVDRPEHELKGFAKVPLEPGASGTARIPLAPEAFRFWSPGRGRWVVEAGEVEVRVGTSSADIHLVEVLDLEGDGVLPELAASSTLDEWFAHPVGGPVLRQALAEGGGRDLGEVDAHERAILGAMPLGKLSAFGLGVPRAAVDALVEQVRAER; encoded by the coding sequence ATGGACGCCGTGGAGACCATCCTGGGTCGGCTGACCCTGGAGCAGAAGGCGTCCCTGACCTCCGGCGGCGACTTCTGGCACACCCAGGCGGTCCCCGAGGCGGGGGTGCCGTCGGTCATGGTGACCGACGGGCCGCACGGGCTGCGCAAGCAGTCCGACGCCGGCGACGCCATGGGCCTGGGCGGCAGCGACCCGGCAACCTGCTTCCCGCCGGCGGTCACCCTGGGCTCGACCTGGGACGTGGGCCTGGCCCGCCGGGTCGGGGAGGCCATCGGGGCCGAGGCGCTCGCGGCCCACGTCGCCGTGGTCCTCGGTCCAGGGGTCAACATCAAGCGCTCGCCGCTGTGCGGGCGCAACTTCGAGTACTTCTCCGAGGACCCGCTCCTGTCCGGCCGGCTGGGTGCCGCCTGGGTCGCGGGGGTCCAGTCCCGCGGGGTGGGCACGTCGCTGAAGCACTACGCGGCCAACAACCAGGAGACCGACCGGCTCCGGGTCAGCGCCGACGTCGACGAGCGCACGCTGCGGGAGGTCTACCTGCCGGCGTTCGAGCACATCGTGCGGCAGGAGCAGCCCACCACCGTCATGTGCGCCTACAACAAGCTCAACGGCACGCACGCCAGCGAGCACCACTGGCTGCTGACGCAGGTGCTGAGGCAGGAGTGGGGGTTCGCGGGGATGGTCGTCTCCGACTGGGGTGCCGTCAGCAACCGGGTGGCCGCGCTCGCCGCCGGGCTGGACCTGGAGATGCCACCCTCGGGCACCGACCAGCAGGTGGTCGACGCGGTCCACTCGGGCGACCTGCGCGAGGAGGTGCTGGACGAGGCGGTACGCCGGGTGCTCACCCTGGTGGCCCGCGAGCAGTCCCTGCCCGAGGAGCGACCGGCCGTGGACCCCGACGCCCACCACGCGCTGGCGCGGGAGGTGGCCGCGGCGGGGGCGGTGCTGCTGAGGAACGAGGCCGGCCTCCTTCCCCTGGACCCCGACGGGACCGAGGCGCTCGCCGTCATCGGGGAGCTGGCCCGCACCCCGCGCTACCAGGGCGCCGGCAGCTCCCAGGTCGTGCCCACCCGGCTGGACGCGGCCCTGGACGCGGTCCGGGCGCTCGCCGGCGACGAGCGGGTGCACTTCGCCCCCGGCTACACCCTCGACGGCCCCGCGGACGCCACGCTCGTCGACGAGGCGGTCGAGACTGCGCGGGAGGCCTCCACCGTGGTGCTCTTCCTCGGCCTGCCGTCGTCGGCGGAGTCCGAGGGGTTCGACCGTCAGGACATCGCCCTGCCCGCCGGGCAGCTGGCCCTGCTGCGCGCCGTCCGGGCCGTCAACGAGCGTGTCGTGGTCGTGCTGGCCAACGGCGGGCTGGTCTCGGTGTCGGGGTGGGAGGACCAGGCGGAGGCGGTGCTCGAGGGCTGGCTGGGCGGCCAGGCCGGCGGCAGCGCCACCGCCGACCTGCTGTTCGGCCGGGCCAACCCCTCGGGTCGGCTCACCGAGACGATCCCGCTGCGGCTGGAGGACACCCCCTCGTGGCTGTTCTTCCCCGGCGGGGAGCAGCACGTGCGCTACGGCGAGGGGATCTACGTCGGCTACCGCTACCACCACACCCTTGGCGACCCGGTCGCCCACCCGTTCGGCTTCGGGCTGTCCTACACGACGTTCGACCTCGCCGACCTCGTGGTGCACCGGACCGGCCCCAACGCCGCGGAGGTGTCGGTGACGGTCACCAACACCGGGCCGGTGGCCGGGAGCGAGGTGGTCCAGGTCTACGTCCACGACCGCGCGGCGTCGGTGGACCGGCCCGAGCACGAGCTGAAGGGCTTCGCCAAGGTCCCCCTCGAGCCCGGGGCCAGCGGCACGGCGCGGATCCCGCTGGCGCCGGAGGCGTTCCGCTTCTGGTCACCCGGTCGGGGACGGTGGGTGGTCGAGGCGGGTGAGGTCGAGGTCCGGGTGGGCACCTCCAGTGCCGACATCCACCTGGTGGAGGTCCTGGACCTGGAGGGCGACGGCGTGCTCCCGGAGCTGGCCGCCAGCTCGACCCTGGACGAGTGGTTCGCCCACCCGGTCGGCGGGCCGGTCCTGCGGCAGGCGCTCGCCGAGGGCGGCGGCCGCGACCTCGGCGAGGTCGACGCCCATGAGCGGGCCATCCTCGGGGCGATGCCGCTGGGCAAGCTCTCCGCGTTCGGCCTGGGTGTGCCGCGCGCGGCCGTGGACGCGCTGGTCGAGCAGGTCCGCGCCGAGAGGTGA
- the dop gene encoding depupylase/deamidase Dop encodes MSVRRVMGIETEYGISVPGDPTANPMLLSGYVVNAYASAGSSGTRATKASWDYEDEAPLRDARGFEMNRQLADASQLTDEEDPTLANVVLTNGARLYVDHAHPEYSSPEVTSPRDAIRWDRAGERIMLEAVRRLAPVRGTGGVNLYKNNTDGKGASYGTHENYLMRRETPFAEIVRHLVPFFVARQVMCGAGRVGIGQDSSTTGFQISQRADFFEVEVGLETTLKRPIINTRDEPHAVADLYRRLHVIIGDANLCDVANLLKMGTTSLVLAMIEDRAMTVDLVVNKPVSTLHAVSHDPSLKTLVELRDGRNVTAVELLWLYHEQVSRWLDSRYAGELDADTAEVMQRWESVLTRLERDPMECARELDWVAKLALMQGYRDRDGLEWSDHRLRAIDIQWSDVRPEKGLFHRLAQRGRIETLVPEDAVGHAVTHPPEDTRAYFRGRCLEKYADQIAAASWDSLIFDLPGHTSLQRVPMLEPLRGTRAAVGALIDRSEDATALLRELAAASG; translated from the coding sequence ATGAGCGTCCGTCGCGTCATGGGCATCGAGACCGAGTACGGCATCTCGGTGCCCGGTGACCCCACCGCCAACCCGATGCTGCTCTCGGGCTACGTCGTCAACGCCTACGCCAGCGCCGGCAGCAGCGGGACGCGCGCCACCAAGGCCAGCTGGGACTACGAGGACGAGGCGCCGCTGCGCGACGCGCGCGGCTTCGAGATGAACCGCCAGCTGGCCGACGCCAGCCAGCTCACCGACGAGGAGGACCCCACCCTGGCCAACGTGGTCCTCACCAACGGGGCCCGCCTGTATGTCGACCACGCCCACCCGGAGTACTCCTCCCCGGAGGTGACCAGCCCCCGCGACGCGATCCGCTGGGACCGGGCGGGGGAGCGGATCATGCTCGAGGCGGTCCGCCGGCTGGCGCCCGTACGGGGCACCGGCGGGGTCAACCTGTACAAGAACAACACCGACGGCAAGGGCGCCTCCTACGGCACGCACGAGAACTACCTCATGCGCCGGGAGACCCCGTTCGCGGAGATCGTGCGCCACCTCGTCCCGTTCTTCGTGGCCCGGCAGGTCATGTGCGGGGCCGGCCGGGTGGGCATCGGCCAGGACTCCTCCACCACGGGCTTCCAGATCAGCCAGCGCGCCGACTTCTTCGAGGTCGAGGTGGGGCTGGAGACGACGCTCAAGCGGCCGATCATCAACACCCGCGACGAGCCGCACGCCGTCGCCGACCTCTACCGGCGCCTGCACGTGATCATCGGGGACGCCAACCTGTGCGACGTCGCCAACCTGCTCAAGATGGGCACCACCAGCCTGGTCCTCGCGATGATCGAGGACCGCGCCATGACGGTGGACCTGGTGGTCAACAAGCCGGTCTCGACGCTGCACGCCGTCTCCCACGACCCGTCCCTGAAGACGCTGGTCGAGCTGCGCGACGGCCGCAACGTCACCGCCGTGGAGCTCCTGTGGCTCTACCACGAGCAGGTCTCGCGCTGGCTGGACTCGCGCTACGCCGGCGAGCTCGACGCCGACACCGCCGAGGTCATGCAGCGCTGGGAGTCGGTGCTGACCCGGCTGGAACGCGACCCGATGGAGTGCGCCCGCGAGCTGGACTGGGTGGCCAAGCTCGCGTTGATGCAGGGCTACCGCGACCGCGACGGGCTGGAGTGGTCCGACCACCGGCTGCGGGCGATCGACATCCAGTGGTCGGACGTGCGCCCCGAGAAGGGGCTGTTCCACCGGCTCGCGCAGCGCGGCCGGATCGAGACGCTCGTGCCCGAGGACGCCGTCGGGCACGCCGTGACCCACCCGCCGGAGGACACCCGGGCCTACTTCCGCGGCCGCTGCCTGGAGAAGTACGCCGACCAGATCGCCGCCGCGTCGTGGGACTCGCTGATCTTCGACCTTCCCGGACACACCTCGCTGCAGCGCGTGCCGATGCTCGAGCCGCTGCGCGGCACCCGGGCCGCGGTGGGCGCGCTGATCGACCGCAGCGAGGATGCAACCGCACTGTTGCGGGAGTTGGCAGCCGCGTCCGGATAG
- the prcB gene encoding proteasome subunit beta, translating into MSFPGHQDAGRLPAAFTATGSSSFTEFVGAHAPHLLPSRRPLPPGGALEAPHGTTIVALTFDGGVVMAGDRRATMGNLIANRDMEKVYGADDYSAVGIAGTAGIAIELVKLFQVELEHYEKIEGALLSLEGKANRLATMIRSNLGLAMQGLAVVPLFAGFDLDTTVGRIFSYDVTGGCYEEHDHHSVGSGSLFARGALKKLWRPGMASADAVSIAVEALYDAADDDSATGGPDLGRRIWPTVAVIDTDGLRFLDDDALAGVVEQIVAGRRGNPGGAR; encoded by the coding sequence GTGAGCTTCCCCGGCCACCAGGACGCGGGCCGGTTGCCCGCAGCCTTCACCGCCACGGGGTCGAGCTCCTTCACCGAGTTCGTCGGCGCCCACGCCCCCCACCTGCTGCCCTCGCGACGTCCGCTGCCACCCGGCGGCGCGCTGGAGGCGCCGCACGGCACCACGATCGTCGCGCTGACCTTCGACGGTGGCGTGGTGATGGCCGGGGACCGGCGGGCGACGATGGGCAACCTCATCGCCAACCGCGACATGGAGAAGGTCTACGGCGCCGACGACTACTCCGCGGTCGGCATCGCCGGCACCGCGGGCATCGCGATCGAGCTGGTCAAGCTGTTCCAGGTCGAGCTCGAGCACTACGAGAAGATCGAGGGCGCGCTGCTCTCCCTGGAGGGCAAGGCCAACCGCCTGGCGACGATGATCCGCTCCAACCTGGGCCTGGCCATGCAGGGCCTGGCCGTGGTGCCGCTGTTCGCCGGGTTCGACCTCGACACGACCGTCGGGCGGATCTTCTCCTACGACGTCACCGGCGGCTGCTACGAGGAGCACGACCACCACTCGGTCGGCTCCGGCTCGCTGTTCGCCCGCGGCGCCCTGAAGAAGCTCTGGCGGCCCGGCATGGCCTCCGCCGACGCCGTGAGCATCGCGGTGGAGGCCCTCTACGACGCCGCCGACGACGACTCGGCCACCGGCGGTCCCGACCTGGGCCGGCGGATCTGGCCCACCGTGGCCGTCATCGACACCGACGGGCTGCGCTTCCTGGACGACGACGCGCTGGCGGGCGTGGTCGAGCAGATCGTCGCCGGCCGCCGCGGCAACCCCGGAGGCGCCCGATGA
- the lpdA gene encoding dihydrolipoyl dehydrogenase, with amino-acid sequence MAAHFDLVVLGAGPGGYVAAIRASQLGLKVAVVEEKYWGGVCLNVGCIPSKALLRNAELAHILTHEKDTFGITGDASMDFKPTHARSRKVSDGIVKGVHFLMKKNKIQEVNGWGTLTGPTSMDVKTPDGQVEQLTFDNLIIATGATTRLIPGTSLSERVVTYEEQILTDQLPESIVIAGSGAIGVEFAYVMKNFGVDVTIVEFLDRMVPTEDIEVSKELLKHYKKLGITVLLSTKVESIDDSGDKVKVTVSPAAGGDQQVIETDKVLQAIGFAPRVEGFGLEAAGVTVSERGAIEIDEFCRTNVPNVYAIGDCTGKLMLAHTAEAMGVVAAETMAGAETMSVEYDFIPRATYCQPQIASFGYSEAQAKEKGFDVKTAKFPFSANGKAQGLGDAVGFVKIVADATHNEILGAHMIGPDVTELLPALTLAQRWDLTADEVARNVFAHPTLSEAVKEAVEGIAGHMINL; translated from the coding sequence ATGGCTGCTCATTTCGACCTCGTTGTCCTCGGTGCCGGACCCGGTGGGTACGTCGCCGCGATCCGCGCCTCCCAGCTCGGCCTCAAGGTGGCCGTGGTGGAGGAGAAGTACTGGGGCGGCGTCTGCCTCAACGTCGGGTGCATCCCCAGCAAGGCGCTCCTGCGCAACGCCGAGCTGGCGCACATCCTGACCCACGAGAAGGACACCTTCGGCATCACCGGTGATGCCTCGATGGACTTCAAGCCCACCCACGCCCGCAGCCGCAAGGTCTCCGACGGCATCGTCAAGGGCGTCCACTTCCTGATGAAGAAGAACAAGATCCAGGAGGTCAACGGCTGGGGCACCCTCACCGGCCCGACCTCGATGGACGTCAAGACCCCCGACGGCCAGGTCGAGCAGCTGACGTTCGACAACCTCATCATCGCCACCGGCGCGACGACCCGCCTCATCCCGGGCACCTCGCTCTCCGAGCGCGTCGTGACCTACGAGGAGCAGATCCTCACCGACCAGCTGCCCGAGAGCATCGTCATCGCCGGCTCCGGCGCGATCGGCGTCGAGTTCGCCTACGTCATGAAGAACTTCGGCGTCGACGTCACCATCGTGGAGTTCCTGGACCGGATGGTCCCGACCGAGGACATCGAGGTCTCCAAGGAGCTGCTCAAGCACTACAAGAAGCTCGGCATCACCGTGCTGCTGTCGACCAAGGTGGAGTCCATCGACGACTCCGGCGACAAGGTCAAGGTCACCGTCTCGCCGGCCGCCGGCGGCGACCAGCAGGTCATCGAGACCGACAAGGTGCTCCAGGCCATCGGCTTCGCCCCGCGCGTCGAGGGCTTCGGCCTTGAGGCGGCCGGCGTCACGGTCAGCGAGCGCGGCGCCATCGAGATCGACGAGTTCTGCCGCACCAACGTGCCGAACGTCTACGCCATCGGTGACTGCACCGGCAAGCTCATGCTCGCCCACACCGCCGAGGCGATGGGCGTCGTGGCCGCCGAGACGATGGCCGGCGCCGAGACCATGTCGGTGGAGTACGACTTCATCCCGCGCGCGACCTACTGCCAGCCGCAGATCGCCTCGTTCGGCTACTCCGAGGCCCAGGCCAAGGAGAAGGGCTTCGACGTCAAGACCGCGAAGTTCCCGTTCTCGGCCAACGGCAAGGCCCAGGGCCTCGGGGACGCGGTCGGCTTCGTCAAGATCGTCGCCGACGCCACCCACAACGAGATCCTCGGGGCGCACATGATCGGCCCGGACGTCACCGAGCTGCTGCCGGCGCTGACCCTGGCCCAGCGCTGGGACCTCACCGCCGACGAGGTCGCCCGCAACGTCTTCGCCCACCCGACGCTGTCCGAGGCGGTCAAGGAGGCCGTCGAGGGCATCGCCGGGCACATGATCAACCTCTGA
- a CDS encoding SDR family oxidoreductase, protein MSIAVSGVTGALGALVARGLRLEGVNPRLVVRDPSRLADWTGADVAQAAYQDTEAMTRALDGVDTFFLVSGHEDPDRVSLHLSAVEAARRAGVRRIVYTSFMGAAPQATFTYARDHSRTEQAVRGAGIALTAMRDSLYADVAPWFVGKDGVIRAPAGQGRVAWVARRDVARLAVALLTGDGHEDQVYDVSGPHSIDLHETARALASVTGRPISYHPETLEEARTSRAGNPHWLVDGWIGSYLALATGEGAVTSHTIQHVTGVRPLSFEEFLDAEPDAWAHLV, encoded by the coding sequence ATGAGCATCGCGGTCTCGGGCGTGACCGGGGCGCTCGGCGCCCTGGTCGCCCGGGGCCTGCGCCTGGAGGGGGTCAACCCCCGCCTGGTGGTGCGCGACCCGAGCCGCCTCGCGGACTGGACCGGTGCGGACGTCGCGCAGGCGGCATACCAGGACACCGAGGCGATGACCCGGGCCCTGGACGGCGTGGACACCTTCTTCCTCGTCTCCGGGCACGAGGACCCCGACCGGGTCTCGCTGCACCTCAGCGCTGTCGAGGCGGCGCGCCGGGCCGGGGTCCGGCGGATCGTCTACACCTCGTTCATGGGCGCCGCCCCGCAGGCGACCTTCACCTACGCGCGCGACCACAGCCGCACCGAGCAGGCGGTGCGCGGGGCCGGGATCGCCCTGACCGCGATGCGCGACAGCCTGTATGCCGACGTGGCGCCCTGGTTCGTCGGCAAGGACGGCGTGATCCGGGCGCCGGCGGGCCAGGGCCGCGTGGCGTGGGTCGCCCGCCGCGACGTGGCCCGGCTGGCGGTCGCGCTGCTGACCGGCGACGGGCACGAGGACCAGGTCTACGACGTGTCCGGCCCGCACTCGATCGACCTGCACGAGACCGCCCGGGCCCTGGCGTCGGTGACCGGCCGGCCGATCAGCTACCACCCCGAGACGCTGGAGGAGGCCCGGACCTCACGGGCCGGGAACCCGCACTGGCTGGTCGACGGCTGGATCGGGTCCTACCTCGCCCTGGCGACGGGGGAGGGGGCCGTCACCAGTCACACGATCCAGCACGTCACAGGCGTGCGACCGCTGTCTTTCGAGGAGTTCCTGGATGCCGAGCCCGACGCCTGGGCCCATCTGGTCTAG
- a CDS encoding alpha/beta hydrolase — protein sequence MSRMPLRTKVFTTLLDRFGRESILGMDLAAIRRSRASVAPTVPPFTWVTGPVSRAVAIEDSTFPARDGHPVPVRVYRPAGAGHAAPVLLWFHGGGWVLGSPRMYDPLCSHLAEGVGAVVVSVDYRKAPEHRAPQAVHDCVDATRWVTTAGAQLGADPSRLAVSGDSAGGNLAAVVCQVVRDEGGPRIAHQALVYPATDATMSQPSVAEHAHAPVLTREKMTVFRAHYLGEDGLAPDHPLVSPLWGHDLSGLPPALVQTADLDPLRDEGARYAEALRAAGVPARSTNYPGAPHGFASFPGATTVGRAAREELVAELRRHLARTPAPVEDRVTDRD from the coding sequence ATGTCCCGGATGCCGCTGCGCACCAAGGTCTTCACGACGCTGCTGGACCGCTTCGGCCGGGAGTCCATCCTCGGGATGGACCTGGCGGCGATCCGCCGTAGCCGCGCCAGCGTCGCGCCGACGGTCCCGCCGTTCACGTGGGTCACCGGGCCGGTATCGCGCGCCGTCGCCATCGAGGACAGCACCTTCCCCGCCCGCGACGGCCACCCGGTCCCGGTGCGCGTCTACCGCCCTGCCGGTGCGGGTCACGCCGCCCCCGTGCTGCTGTGGTTCCACGGCGGCGGGTGGGTGCTCGGCAGCCCCCGGATGTACGACCCCCTGTGCAGCCACCTGGCCGAGGGCGTCGGCGCCGTCGTGGTCAGCGTCGACTACCGCAAGGCCCCCGAGCACCGAGCACCCCAGGCGGTCCACGACTGCGTCGACGCGACCCGGTGGGTGACCACGGCCGGGGCGCAGCTGGGCGCCGACCCCTCCCGGCTGGCGGTCAGCGGTGACAGCGCCGGCGGCAACCTGGCGGCCGTCGTCTGCCAGGTGGTGCGCGACGAGGGCGGCCCGCGTATCGCCCACCAGGCGCTGGTCTACCCCGCCACCGACGCCACGATGAGCCAGCCCTCGGTCGCCGAGCACGCCCATGCACCGGTGCTCACCCGGGAGAAGATGACCGTCTTCCGCGCCCACTACCTCGGCGAGGACGGCCTGGCCCCCGACCACCCGCTGGTGTCGCCCTTGTGGGGCCACGACCTGTCCGGGCTGCCGCCGGCCCTGGTGCAGACCGCCGACCTGGACCCGCTGCGCGACGAGGGCGCCCGCTACGCCGAGGCGCTGCGCGCCGCCGGGGTGCCGGCCCGGTCGACCAACTACCCGGGGGCGCCGCACGGGTTCGCCAGCTTCCCCGGCGCGACGACCGTGGGCCGGGCGGCCCGGGAGGAGCTGGTGGCCGAGCTGCGCCGGCATCTGGCCCGAACGCCGGCCCCGGTGGAGGATCGGGTCACCGACCGCGACTGA
- a CDS encoding ubiquitin-like protein Pup: MPSQEQSRPQRRDDEPEVPEPTPTAPEASARKDALDDDIDSVLDEIDDVLESNAEEFVRGFVQKGGQ, translated from the coding sequence ATGCCCAGCCAGGAGCAGAGTCGGCCTCAGCGGCGCGACGACGAGCCCGAGGTCCCGGAGCCCACTCCCACGGCACCGGAGGCCAGCGCCCGCAAGGACGCCCTGGACGACGACATCGACAGCGTGCTCGACGAGATCGACGACGTGCTGGAGTCCAACGCGGAGGAGTTCGTGCGCGGCTTCGTCCAGAAGGGCGGCCAGTGA